One window from the genome of Candidatus Synechococcus calcipolaris G9 encodes:
- the tkt gene encoding transketolase, translating into MPVATQSLEELCINSIRFLAIDAVQKANSGHPGLPMGAAPMSYVLWNQFMRFNPKNPQWFNRDRFVLSAGHGCMLQYAMLYLTGYDSVTIEDIKQFRQWGSHTPGHPENFETAGIEVTTGPLGQGICNGVGLAVAEAHLAAKFNKPDATLVDHYTYVILGDGCNMEGISGEACSLAGHWGLGKLIALYDDNHISIDGSTDIAFTEDVGKRFEAYGWHVQHVPDGNTNLEAIAAAIEAAKAVTDKPSLIKVTTTIGYGSPKKAGTAGVHGAALGPDEVTATRENLGWEYEPFDIPGDALAHFRKAVERGASYEAEWNSALAQYKTKYPAEAAEFERLLKGDLPANWDAQLPSYTPEDKALATRKHSENCLNAIAPNLPELIGGSADLTHSNLTELKCSGDFQKGAYENRNLRFGVREHGMAAICNGIVLHNSGLIPYCATFLVFADYLRGALRLSALSQAGVIYVMTHDSIALGEDGPTHQPVETLASLRVIPNLLVIRPADGNETSGAYQVAITRRKQPTLLALTRQGLPNLAGSSAANVAKGAYTVVDCDGTPDLILIGTGSEVSLCVTAAEELAASGTKVRVVSMPCWELFAEQSSEYQESVLPSAVTRRLAVEAGSSFGWCRYASASISIDHFGASAPGGTVMTKFGFTVENVVAKAKAILA; encoded by the coding sequence ATGCCTGTTGCCACCCAATCCCTCGAAGAACTCTGTATTAACTCAATTCGCTTTTTGGCAATCGATGCCGTGCAAAAGGCCAACTCTGGCCACCCTGGTTTACCGATGGGTGCGGCTCCCATGAGCTATGTGCTCTGGAACCAGTTCATGCGGTTTAATCCCAAAAATCCCCAATGGTTTAACCGCGATCGGTTTGTGCTTTCGGCTGGACATGGTTGTATGCTCCAATACGCCATGCTCTATCTGACCGGCTATGACAGCGTGACCATTGAAGATATTAAGCAATTTCGCCAATGGGGTTCCCACACCCCCGGCCACCCGGAAAACTTTGAAACTGCCGGTATAGAAGTCACCACCGGCCCCCTCGGTCAAGGGATCTGTAATGGGGTAGGTCTTGCCGTTGCCGAAGCCCATCTCGCCGCTAAGTTTAATAAGCCCGATGCCACCCTCGTAGACCATTACACCTACGTCATTTTGGGGGATGGCTGCAACATGGAAGGAATTTCCGGGGAAGCCTGCTCCTTGGCGGGACACTGGGGCCTCGGCAAGCTGATTGCCCTCTACGATGATAATCATATTTCCATTGATGGCTCCACCGACATTGCCTTTACGGAAGATGTGGGCAAGCGGTTTGAGGCCTACGGTTGGCACGTTCAACATGTTCCCGACGGCAATACAAACCTAGAGGCGATCGCTGCGGCCATTGAGGCGGCTAAGGCCGTCACCGATAAGCCCTCCCTGATTAAAGTGACGACGACGATCGGCTATGGCTCCCCCAAAAAAGCGGGAACCGCCGGAGTCCATGGTGCTGCCCTCGGCCCCGATGAAGTCACCGCCACCCGTGAAAATCTCGGCTGGGAGTACGAACCCTTTGATATTCCTGGGGATGCCCTCGCCCATTTCCGCAAAGCCGTGGAGCGGGGAGCCAGCTACGAAGCAGAGTGGAATTCCGCCCTGGCCCAGTACAAAACCAAATATCCCGCCGAAGCTGCCGAATTTGAACGCCTCCTAAAAGGGGACTTGCCCGCCAACTGGGATGCCCAACTCCCCAGCTACACGCCGGAAGATAAGGCCCTTGCCACCCGCAAACATTCTGAAAATTGCCTGAATGCGATCGCCCCCAATTTGCCAGAACTCATCGGTGGCTCTGCGGACTTAACCCATTCCAACCTGACGGAACTGAAATGCTCCGGTGACTTCCAAAAAGGAGCCTACGAAAATCGGAATCTCCGCTTTGGGGTACGGGAACACGGCATGGCCGCCATCTGCAATGGCATTGTTCTCCATAATTCCGGCTTAATTCCCTACTGTGCGACCTTTTTGGTATTTGCGGATTACCTGCGGGGGGCCCTGCGGCTTTCGGCCCTATCCCAAGCAGGGGTAATCTATGTGATGACCCACGACTCCATCGCCCTCGGCGAAGATGGCCCCACCCACCAACCCGTCGAAACCCTGGCATCCCTGCGGGTGATTCCCAATTTGTTAGTGATTCGCCCCGCCGACGGAAATGAAACCTCCGGGGCCTACCAAGTGGCCATTACTCGCCGGAAACAACCCACCCTCTTAGCTCTGACCCGCCAAGGGCTACCCAATTTAGCCGGAAGCTCTGCGGCGAATGTGGCCAAGGGAGCCTACACCGTAGTGGACTGCGACGGAACCCCAGACTTGATTTTGATTGGTACCGGCTCAGAGGTATCCCTTTGTGTCACAGCTGCCGAAGAACTCGCTGCCTCTGGCACCAAAGTCCGGGTTGTGTCCATGCCCTGTTGGGAATTATTTGCGGAACAGTCCAGTGAATACCAAGAGTCCGTGCTACCCAGTGCCGTGACCCGGCGGTTAGCCGTTGAAGCTGGCTCTAGTTTCGGCTGGTGTCGCTACGCCAGTGCCTCCATTTCCATTGATCACTTTGGAGCTTCTGCCCCAGGGGGAACGGTCATGACCAAGTTTGGTTTCACCGTGGAAAATGTGGTTGCTAAGGCCAAGGCTATCCTCGCCTAG
- a CDS encoding DUF7682 family zinc-binding protein: protein MPRRRKQFPCGHQGYGQVCHRCAQAEGQKEKLKQEQEIARQLRRNWEASFERDPIDLRSLPKPMVSKARDIIQALGEGVDYRQFKGKRLNHDRHVISIPLNYDYRLLCQDVDNRIEPKAVLSHEDYNVKKPKA from the coding sequence ATGCCCCGTCGTCGCAAACAATTCCCCTGTGGCCATCAAGGCTATGGACAAGTTTGTCACCGCTGCGCTCAGGCTGAGGGTCAGAAGGAAAAGCTAAAGCAGGAGCAGGAAATTGCCCGACAACTACGACGGAATTGGGAAGCTAGTTTTGAGCGGGATCCCATTGATCTAAGAAGCTTGCCTAAGCCGATGGTGAGCAAGGCGCGGGACATTATTCAAGCCCTGGGAGAAGGGGTGGATTACCGTCAATTCAAGGGAAAACGTCTCAACCACGATCGCCATGTGATTAGCATTCCCCTAAATTATGACTATCGATTACTGTGTCAAGACGTAGACAATCGGATTGAGCCAAAGGCTGTCCTCAGTCACGAAGATTATAATGTCAAAAAACCCAAGGCCTGA
- a CDS encoding Uma2 family endonuclease, whose protein sequence is MTASPTQILTIEDFLKFPYLEGSPAWEYVDGAAIQKPMPKLRHSILQKRLLTEIDSHSESYTTLPELRCTFAGRSVVPDIAVISWNRIQVNGLGEPEDNFIEAPDWSIEILSPDQKANRVIDNLLHCIKHGCRLGWMLDPDDYSVLTFAPHEEPKVYRGDCQLQVLEGVYLELTAQQVFAWLKIDKR, encoded by the coding sequence ATGACTGCCTCTCCAACCCAAATTCTTACGATTGAAGATTTTCTAAAGTTTCCATATTTAGAGGGATCTCCAGCATGGGAATACGTAGATGGGGCTGCTATTCAAAAGCCAATGCCCAAACTTCGACACTCTATTTTACAAAAGCGACTGTTGACCGAAATTGATAGTCACAGTGAATCGTACACAACACTACCTGAACTGCGCTGTACTTTTGCTGGGCGATCTGTTGTTCCTGATATTGCAGTCATTTCATGGAACCGAATTCAAGTGAACGGGTTGGGAGAACCAGAAGATAATTTTATTGAAGCTCCTGACTGGTCAATCGAAATTCTTTCACCCGATCAGAAGGCGAATCGCGTAATTGATAACCTTTTACATTGCATAAAACATGGCTGTCGGTTGGGGTGGATGCTTGACCCAGATGATTATTCTGTCCTGACTTTTGCTCCACATGAAGAACCCAAAGTCTATAGAGGGGATTGCCAGCTTCAAGTTTTGGAGGGAGTCTATTTAGAGTTAACAGCCCAGCAAGTTTTTGCATGGCTAAAAATAGACAAGCGTTGA
- a CDS encoding ribonuclease R family protein, whose product MQFSISSLLANFSDDKLIAPKVLEKKLDCEEGEGLHQLQIALDALERVGVLLKERGKYRRLHEEGVVEGRLRCSSKGFCFAIQEQEGSEDVFVRENQLSTAWNGDLVLVKVTREGRRKRSPEGEVKLILERSNPSVIARIKQTESGFRAVPLDDRLLFEVEILPNGTVADLTAVVDQLVHVIIVRYPLGAYPPLGEINQVLGEDAQSAPAIDLICCKHDLPRQFSGMAQGVAIALNQELEAASLQSSWEGRQDLRNLQTIALDWPWQEMQAAFSLEPLGSQTWQLGIHISDVAAQVPFNSALDREVRRRALAVATQDLTIPLFPPELTALRLVPGGDRPCLSLLVTITGQGDVQAYEIQPSVVRVDQTLNPEDVSKILAKKGKFSLGDLLQTLGQISTGLSEQRQQRGTLAAPLNLTLPMGYGDEGIFTALQSQSGLDPSSLMILANELLGNHLANLGLPAIYRHQEPPELYAIQDFIKLAQNLDLPLNLSDTSQVTSQDYQRFIHQLQTSDLADVLLELLCDTLKVPADTATAAAHFSLALTGPYAHCCAPLQRYSDVLNQRVIHALLDKGRDRRTARAKESVNLRHHSCLDQVNWNVLPPDDQRDLEGAIADILPDLQEQERTVYQAWKDLQGLLRVRRVQACAGETRPGIITGVQSYGFFVELIDFSVEGLVHVSSLKDDWYEYRSQAQTLTGRRNHLRYRLGDRVDVMIKNVDSYRQQVDLAVVGGGSQASEEELQVAAEPDSENEQEEDSDQD is encoded by the coding sequence ATGCAGTTTTCCATTAGTAGTTTGTTAGCTAACTTCAGCGACGATAAGTTGATTGCTCCAAAGGTTCTTGAAAAGAAGCTGGATTGTGAAGAGGGGGAAGGGTTACATCAGTTGCAAATTGCCCTAGATGCCCTTGAGCGGGTGGGGGTTTTGCTCAAGGAGCGGGGTAAGTATCGGCGACTCCACGAAGAGGGAGTTGTGGAAGGGCGATTGCGCTGTTCCAGTAAGGGCTTTTGCTTTGCGATCCAGGAACAGGAGGGTAGCGAAGATGTATTTGTCCGGGAAAATCAACTCAGCACAGCCTGGAATGGCGATCTCGTCCTCGTAAAGGTGACTCGAGAAGGGCGGCGGAAGCGATCGCCGGAGGGGGAAGTCAAGCTGATTTTGGAGCGGAGTAATCCCTCGGTGATTGCCCGGATCAAACAAACCGAGAGTGGGTTTCGGGCGGTTCCCCTAGACGATCGCCTCTTGTTTGAAGTGGAAATTTTGCCCAATGGCACCGTGGCGGATCTGACGGCGGTGGTGGATCAATTGGTTCATGTGATTATTGTCCGTTACCCCCTGGGAGCTTACCCACCCCTAGGGGAAATCAATCAGGTCTTAGGGGAGGATGCCCAGTCGGCTCCGGCCATTGATTTGATCTGTTGCAAGCATGACCTGCCGCGTCAATTTTCCGGGATGGCCCAAGGGGTGGCGATCGCCCTCAATCAAGAACTGGAAGCGGCCTCCCTACAGTCCTCTTGGGAGGGGCGCCAGGATCTGCGGAATTTGCAAACCATTGCCCTAGATTGGCCGTGGCAGGAGATGCAAGCGGCCTTTTCCTTGGAACCCCTAGGCAGTCAAACCTGGCAATTGGGAATTCATATCAGTGATGTGGCGGCCCAAGTTCCCTTTAACTCTGCCCTGGATCGGGAGGTGCGGCGGCGGGCCTTGGCGGTGGCTACCCAGGATCTAACCATTCCCCTCTTTCCACCGGAACTGACGGCCCTGCGCCTTGTCCCTGGGGGCGATCGCCCCTGCCTGTCTCTGTTGGTGACGATCACTGGCCAGGGGGACGTTCAAGCCTACGAAATTCAGCCGAGTGTGGTGCGGGTGGATCAAACCCTCAATCCTGAAGATGTATCCAAAATTCTTGCTAAAAAAGGAAAATTCTCCCTAGGGGATTTGTTGCAGACCTTGGGGCAAATTTCCACGGGACTCAGTGAGCAACGCCAGCAACGGGGAACCCTGGCCGCCCCCTTGAATTTGACCTTGCCCATGGGTTATGGGGATGAGGGAATTTTTACCGCTCTCCAGTCCCAGTCCGGTTTAGACCCCAGTAGCTTGATGATTCTGGCTAATGAATTACTGGGAAATCACTTGGCCAATTTGGGATTGCCGGCCATTTATCGCCACCAAGAACCCCCGGAACTTTATGCGATCCAGGATTTTATTAAGCTGGCCCAAAATCTAGATTTACCTCTAAACCTCAGTGATACCAGTCAAGTTACCAGTCAGGATTACCAGCGGTTTATTCACCAACTCCAGACCTCAGATTTAGCGGATGTTCTCCTTGAGCTTTTGTGTGACACCCTCAAGGTGCCCGCCGATACGGCGACGGCGGCAGCCCATTTTAGTTTGGCCTTGACCGGCCCCTATGCTCATTGTTGCGCCCCTCTCCAACGCTATAGTGATGTTCTGAATCAGCGGGTGATCCATGCCCTGTTAGATAAGGGCCGCGATCGCCGCACGGCTCGAGCCAAGGAATCGGTGAATTTACGCCACCACTCCTGTTTAGATCAGGTGAATTGGAATGTACTTCCCCCCGATGATCAGCGGGACTTAGAAGGGGCGATAGCCGATATTTTGCCCGATCTGCAAGAGCAGGAGCGCACGGTTTACCAAGCCTGGAAAGATTTACAGGGGCTACTACGGGTACGGCGGGTGCAGGCCTGTGCGGGGGAAACCCGACCCGGCATCATTACCGGGGTACAGTCCTACGGCTTTTTTGTGGAATTGATTGACTTTTCTGTGGAGGGCCTGGTTCACGTCAGTTCCCTGAAGGATGACTGGTACGAATATCGTTCCCAGGCCCAAACCTTGACGGGGCGACGGAACCACCTTCGCTATCGCCTGGGCGATCGGGTGGATGTGATGATCAAGAATGTAGACTCCTACCGTCAGCAGGTGGATCTGGCCGTCGTCGGGGGTGGCAGCCAAGCCAGCGAGGAAGAGCTACAGGTGGCTGCTGAGCCAGATTCAGAGAATGAGCAGGAGGAGGATTCCGATCAAGATTAA
- the acpP gene encoding acyl carrier protein, giving the protein MTEAEIFEKVKAIVVDQLGVDDDQVTSEANFSTDLNADSLDSVELIMALEEAFGVEIPDENAEKLLTVQDAVDYISGKVAA; this is encoded by the coding sequence ATGACTGAAGCTGAAATTTTTGAAAAGGTAAAAGCAATTGTCGTCGATCAACTTGGTGTGGACGACGATCAAGTAACGTCAGAAGCCAATTTCTCGACGGATCTGAATGCCGATTCCCTCGACTCCGTGGAATTGATCATGGCCTTAGAGGAAGCCTTTGGGGTTGAGATCCCTGACGAAAACGCAGAAAAACTGCTGACGGTTCAAGATGCCGTGGACTATATCAGCGGTAAGGTCGCCGCGTAG
- the purD gene encoding phosphoribosylamine--glycine ligase, whose amino-acid sequence MKLIVVGSGGREHALAWKLLESNQIERLFCLPGNGGTACLDRCENVAIAATDLDSICQFAQKERVDLVVIGPEVPLAAGLGDRLQALGIAAFGPTQAGAKIEASKAWAKTLMVEAGIPTARAQTFDQAAPAITYVQAHGAPIVIKADGLAAGKGVTVAQTLDGAIAAIHTSFAGTFGEAGSQVVIEEVLVGEEVSVLALTDGQTIRPLLPAQDHKPIGEGDRGPNTGGMGVYAPLPRITAPIMAKIQATILEPTLAALQKRGIDYRGVLYAGLMIDPEDNVQVVEFNCRFGDPETQVILPLLDTPLLDLLLACVNRTLDQIGAIAWKPGVGISVVMAAAGYPNAYPKGDEITGIPGALDQGVLVFHAGTLWKQGQWLTNGGRVLNVTAVAENFTLAKEKAYGGIAQIQFPGAYYRRDIGYRLFS is encoded by the coding sequence GTGAAACTGATTGTTGTTGGTAGTGGTGGCCGCGAACATGCCCTGGCCTGGAAACTCCTAGAATCAAACCAAATAGAGCGGCTTTTTTGTTTACCCGGCAATGGCGGTACAGCCTGCTTAGATCGGTGCGAAAATGTGGCGATCGCCGCAACGGATTTAGATAGTATCTGCCAGTTTGCCCAAAAGGAACGGGTGGATTTGGTCGTCATTGGCCCAGAGGTTCCCTTGGCGGCGGGTCTGGGCGATCGGCTACAGGCCCTAGGTATTGCTGCATTTGGGCCCACCCAAGCCGGTGCAAAAATTGAAGCCAGCAAGGCCTGGGCAAAAACCCTGATGGTGGAGGCCGGCATCCCCACGGCCCGGGCCCAAACCTTTGATCAAGCTGCCCCGGCCATTACCTATGTCCAGGCCCATGGCGCACCCATTGTCATTAAAGCCGATGGTTTGGCGGCGGGCAAAGGCGTAACGGTGGCTCAAACCCTCGACGGGGCGATCGCGGCCATTCACACCAGTTTTGCCGGTACCTTTGGGGAGGCCGGTTCCCAGGTGGTAATTGAAGAGGTCTTAGTTGGCGAAGAAGTCTCCGTGCTAGCTCTCACCGACGGACAAACCATTCGCCCCCTGTTGCCGGCCCAGGATCACAAACCCATTGGCGAGGGGGATAGGGGCCCCAATACCGGTGGCATGGGCGTTTATGCTCCCCTACCCCGCATCACTGCTCCGATTATGGCCAAGATTCAAGCAACCATCCTGGAACCCACCTTGGCCGCCCTGCAAAAACGGGGAATTGACTATCGCGGGGTTCTCTACGCTGGCTTGATGATTGACCCAGAGGATAACGTTCAGGTCGTGGAGTTTAATTGCCGCTTCGGGGATCCGGAAACCCAGGTGATTTTGCCCCTCTTGGATACACCCCTACTCGATCTCCTCCTCGCCTGTGTGAATCGCACCCTAGATCAAATCGGGGCGATCGCCTGGAAGCCAGGTGTCGGTATTTCCGTTGTCATGGCGGCGGCCGGATACCCCAATGCCTATCCCAAGGGAGACGAAATAACAGGTATTCCTGGGGCCCTAGACCAGGGAGTCCTCGTCTTCCATGCCGGGACCCTCTGGAAACAGGGACAATGGCTTACCAATGGCGGCCGGGTCTTAAATGTCACCGCCGTGGCAGAAAACTTTACCCTTGCCAAAGAAAAGGCCTATGGGGGTATCGCCCAAATACAGTTTCCTGGGGCCTATTATCGCCGGGATATTGGCTATCGATTATTTTCCTAG
- a CDS encoding type ISP restriction/modification enzyme: MSKAKIFYFTLQDEQTKEEKLDWFERTRFEQIPFDHITPDKKTNWINLTDNDFDSFLPLIDKVVKAGKSQEAVFQLFSAGVKTQRDEWAYDWNEDDLIEKIKFLLNDYQASLKKGNSGKSKIKWDENLESCLARRIQKEFDRECIRNGMYRPFVKKKIYFDSHLNGRTYQMSNIFRTSNSKNTLIWLKTGDAIPFWCLASSYIADLTTIGGSQCLPLYRYDENGNRIDNITDWGLTQFQTHYSDPTITKEAIFHYTYAVLHHPAYRTKYELNLKREFPRLPFYSNFHQWATWGRALMDLHLNYEAIEPYGLTRHDIASKANPKAKLKADKTHGTITLDENTQLSGVPPIAWDYKLGNRSALEWILDQYKEKKPKDPTIAKLFNTYKFADYKEQVIDLLDRVCTVSVRTIEIIQQMPDTVEHQGG, encoded by the coding sequence ATGAGCAAGGCAAAGATTTTTTACTTTACGTTGCAGGATGAGCAGACGAAGGAAGAAAAGCTCGACTGGTTTGAACGCACCCGGTTTGAGCAGATTCCATTTGACCACATTACGCCGGACAAAAAGACGAATTGGATTAATTTAACCGATAACGATTTTGATAGTTTTTTGCCGTTGATTGATAAGGTGGTGAAAGCGGGTAAATCTCAAGAGGCAGTTTTTCAGCTTTTTTCAGCAGGGGTTAAAACGCAGCGAGATGAATGGGCTTATGACTGGAATGAAGATGATTTAATTGAAAAGATTAAATTTTTACTTAATGATTATCAGGCTTCGCTGAAGAAGGGTAATAGTGGAAAATCAAAAATTAAATGGGATGAAAATCTAGAATCTTGTTTGGCAAGGAGAATACAAAAAGAATTTGACAGAGAATGTATTAGAAATGGAATGTATCGACCATTTGTGAAGAAGAAGATATATTTTGACTCTCATCTAAATGGTAGAACCTATCAAATGTCAAATATTTTTAGAACTTCAAACTCTAAAAATACTTTAATTTGGTTAAAAACTGGTGATGCGATACCGTTTTGGTGTCTTGCTAGTTCTTACATAGCTGATTTGACTACCATAGGAGGTTCCCAATGCCTTCCCCTCTATCGCTATGACGAAAACGGAAACCGCATCGACAACATCACCGACTGGGGTTTAACCCAATTCCAAACCCACTACAGCGACCCCACCATCACCAAAGAAGCCATCTTCCACTACACCTACGCCGTTCTCCACCATCCCGCCTACCGCACAAAATACGAACTCAACCTCAAACGCGAATTTCCCCGCCTGCCCTTCTATTCCAACTTTCATCAATGGGCAACCTGGGGCAGAGCTTTGATGGACTTGCACCTGAACTACGAAGCGATCGAACCCTACGGCTTAACCCGCCACGACATCGCCAGCAAAGCCAACCCCAAAGCAAAACTCAAAGCCGACAAAACCCACGGCACCATTACCCTAGACGAGAACACCCAACTCAGCGGCGTACCCCCCATTGCCTGGGACTACAAACTCGGCAACCGCTCCGCCCTAGAATGGATTCTCGACCAATACAAAGAAAAGAAACCCAAAGACCCCACGATCGCCAAACTTTTCAATACCTACAAATTTGCTGACTATAAAGAACAGGTTATCGACCTGCTCGATCGAGTCTGCACCGTCAGCGTCCGCACGATTGAGATCATTCAACAAATGCCCGATACCGTAGAGCATCAGGGAGGTTGA
- the fabF gene encoding beta-ketoacyl-ACP synthase II, producing the protein MTKAEVKRVVVTGMAAITPLGNTLADYWQGLMEGRNGIGPITLFDPARHACRIAGEVRGFDPTAFIDRKDAKRMDRFAQFGVAASKQALTDAQLTIDGTNATDIGVIIGTGVGGLKVMEDQQEVYLTKGPDRCSPFMIPMLIGNMAAGLTAIHTGAKGPNSCSVTACAAGSNAIGDAFRLIQHGYAKAMICGGTEAAITPLSVAGFASARALSTRNDDPAHASRPFDQDRDGFVLGEGAGILILEELEFARQRGAHIYAEVVGYGLTCDAYHMTAPSPGGEGASRAIEFCLKDAGITPDQVSYINAHGTSTPANDSTETAAIKRALGDNAYNVPISSTKSMTGHLLGGSGGIEAIATVMAVFHDRIPPTINLEQPEPACDLDYVPKVSRACNVQVALSNSFGFGGHNVTLAFRKYDANHQ; encoded by the coding sequence ATGACTAAGGCAGAGGTAAAACGGGTCGTCGTCACTGGTATGGCCGCGATCACCCCCCTAGGGAATACCCTGGCCGATTATTGGCAGGGTTTAATGGAAGGACGGAATGGTATTGGCCCCATTACCTTGTTTGATCCGGCACGCCATGCCTGTCGGATTGCGGGTGAGGTGCGGGGTTTCGACCCAACGGCCTTCATCGATCGCAAGGATGCCAAGCGAATGGATCGTTTTGCCCAGTTTGGTGTGGCAGCGAGTAAGCAAGCTCTCACGGATGCCCAACTCACCATTGATGGGACGAATGCCACGGATATTGGGGTAATAATTGGCACGGGGGTCGGGGGTCTCAAGGTGATGGAAGATCAACAGGAGGTCTACCTAACCAAGGGCCCCGATCGCTGTAGCCCCTTTATGATTCCGATGCTGATTGGCAATATGGCGGCGGGTCTGACGGCCATTCATACTGGCGCAAAGGGCCCCAATTCCTGCTCGGTGACGGCCTGTGCCGCAGGCTCCAATGCCATTGGCGATGCTTTTCGCTTAATCCAGCATGGCTATGCCAAGGCGATGATCTGTGGCGGCACGGAGGCGGCCATTACCCCTCTGTCCGTCGCTGGTTTTGCCTCCGCCCGGGCCCTGTCCACCCGTAATGATGATCCGGCCCATGCCAGTCGACCCTTTGATCAGGATCGGGATGGCTTTGTTTTGGGAGAAGGTGCCGGTATTCTCATTTTGGAGGAGCTAGAATTTGCTCGCCAACGGGGGGCCCACATCTATGCGGAAGTGGTGGGCTACGGACTCACCTGCGATGCTTACCACATGACCGCGCCATCCCCCGGGGGGGAAGGGGCCTCTCGGGCCATTGAGTTTTGCCTCAAGGATGCGGGAATCACGCCGGATCAGGTGAGTTATATTAATGCCCACGGCACCAGTACTCCCGCCAATGACAGTACGGAAACGGCAGCAATCAAGCGGGCCCTTGGGGATAACGCCTACAACGTTCCCATTAGTTCGACGAAATCGATGACGGGGCATTTACTCGGTGGCTCTGGTGGTATTGAGGCGATCGCCACGGTGATGGCCGTTTTCCATGACCGGATTCCACCCACGATCAACCTAGAGCAGCCGGAACCTGCCTGTGATTTAGACTATGTTCCCAAGGTGAGTCGCGCCTGTAATGTGCAGGTTGCCCTATCCAACTCCTTTGGTTTTGGTGGCCATAACGTCACCTTAGCGTTCCGCAAGTACGATGCAAACCATCAGTAA
- the trxB gene encoding thioredoxin-disulfide reductase, whose translation MAESTIENVVIIGSGPAGYTAAIYAARANLKPFMFEGYQVGGLPGGQLMTTTEVENFPGFPEGIQGPELMERMKAQALRWGAELVTEDVIQVDFRQRPFLISSAERQVRAHSVIIATGATAKRLGLPGEEQYWTKGVSACAICDGATPIFQGVELAVIGGGDSAAEEAVYLTKYGSHIHLLVRGDRMRASKAMQDRVLANPKITVHWHTEAIAIEGDGQLMQGLRVRNNLTQKEETLPVRGLFYAIGHTPNTQLFQGQIDLDPVGYILTPKGTETNVAGVYAAGDVQDHEYRQAVTAAGTGCMAALEAERWLSAQGLLHEFHQPTTEAAPKETAPAAKTPNLSESDPNAFDPTALKHRGSYALRKLFHDSDRLLMVKYVSPTCGPCHTLKPILNRVVEEFPEQMYLIEIDITEDTAIAEQAGVTSTPTIQLFKQKELVETIVGMKPKSQYRETIQKYVTKR comes from the coding sequence ATGGCTGAATCCACCATTGAAAACGTTGTGATTATTGGTTCTGGGCCCGCGGGCTATACGGCCGCCATCTATGCCGCCCGGGCCAATCTCAAGCCCTTTATGTTTGAGGGGTACCAAGTGGGGGGCTTGCCGGGGGGACAACTGATGACCACCACGGAAGTGGAAAATTTCCCTGGCTTTCCGGAGGGGATTCAGGGCCCGGAATTAATGGAGCGGATGAAGGCCCAGGCACTGCGCTGGGGTGCGGAATTGGTAACAGAGGATGTGATTCAGGTGGATTTTCGCCAACGCCCCTTTTTGATTAGTTCCGCCGAGCGGCAGGTGCGGGCCCACAGTGTGATTATTGCCACAGGGGCAACGGCTAAACGGTTGGGCTTACCCGGTGAAGAGCAGTATTGGACAAAGGGAGTTTCCGCCTGTGCCATTTGTGATGGGGCAACCCCTATTTTTCAGGGTGTAGAATTGGCCGTCATTGGTGGTGGGGACAGTGCGGCGGAAGAGGCGGTGTATTTGACCAAGTATGGTTCCCATATCCATTTGTTGGTGCGGGGCGATAGGATGCGCGCCAGTAAGGCCATGCAGGATCGGGTGTTAGCAAATCCGAAAATTACGGTGCATTGGCATACCGAGGCGATCGCCATTGAGGGGGATGGTCAACTCATGCAGGGATTAAGGGTTCGGAATAATCTCACCCAAAAGGAAGAGACCCTGCCGGTACGCGGTCTGTTCTATGCCATTGGCCATACCCCCAACACCCAACTGTTTCAAGGACAAATTGACCTAGACCCGGTGGGCTATATTTTGACTCCCAAGGGAACGGAAACCAATGTAGCTGGGGTGTACGCAGCCGGGGATGTCCAAGATCACGAGTATCGTCAGGCCGTAACCGCCGCCGGCACCGGATGTATGGCGGCCCTAGAAGCCGAACGGTGGCTCTCGGCCCAGGGACTCCTGCACGAATTTCACCAACCAACTACTGAAGCTGCCCCCAAAGAAACCGCCCCAGCGGCAAAAACCCCTAATCTCAGCGAATCCGATCCCAACGCCTTTGATCCAACGGCCCTAAAGCATCGCGGCAGTTATGCCCTGCGCAAGCTTTTCCACGATAGCGATCGCCTGCTCATGGTGAAATACGTTTCCCCCACCTGTGGGCCCTGCCATACCCTCAAACCTATTTTGAATCGGGTCGTGGAGGAATTTCCTGAACAGATGTACCTGATTGAAATTGACATTACCGAAGACACGGCGATCGCCGAGCAAGCTGGGGTCACCAGTACGCCAACCATTCAACTCTTCAAACAGAAGGAACTCGTGGAAACCATAGTGGGCATGAAGCCGAAAAGCCAGTATCGGGAAACAATTCAGAAATATGTAACTAAACGTTAG